Within Cydia fagiglandana chromosome 1, ilCydFagi1.1, whole genome shotgun sequence, the genomic segment CATCCGAACTTTCAAAACCTTATCTTGATTTAATATTAAGTAGACATTACCAATATTTATAAACACCTACATGCGCTGCGGCTGTTGCTTTTCAGATCAATACCGAAGTTAAGATGTTTAAAGTTCAATTAATgtcaatgtttaaaataaagtttatggTTCCTTTTTACTGTGACGCAATCACGCAGGAAGGATAGTTAAATATTGCACGAACTCCGTAATGTGTGTAACAGCTCTACTAAATAGAgtactttatttatttccaGTCTGCACTCCTGCTGGCGGCATTGTCGTGCGCCGCATCCCAGCAGGGCCCCACCACGACCCCGGTGCCTATCCTCAAGCAGATCAACCGGCAGAATGACGATGGCTCCTACAGCTTCGGATATGAAGCGGCCGACGGCTCCTTCAAGATTGAGACCAAGTACCCCAACGGAGACGTAGCTGGGAAGTACGGATACGTCGACGAAGCAGGGAAGCTGAGAGAGATTTCTTACGGCGCCAGCAGTAAAAGGGGATTCGAGCCGCAAGGTAAGATaattattttcaacattttatgaGTTGTGATTGGATATgcttaaaatatgtaaaaactACTAGTGCaaactataaatagaaattaGGCATTGTAACTTGCAAAAGAATGATTATTACCAACCTAATACAATCGTATTTACATGACTAAGTAGTATCtaaataaggtggtggtactagtgctcgacatgctaatgcccaacagatgacaccctgctgtaacctctattgacaatgatttaagtttcaagatgacatgtactgggaccgtgtcgagcaccagtaccaccacttTAGACTTCATAACTACCTAGGACCAAAAATGATTTGTAAAATGTCAACTGTAGTCGTATTTTTTTTGATTTGATCTTATtgcaaaattaatgtgggttgacaaaTTATTGCATATCAGCATCCACCGAcattattacctatttaatacgTACTACCTTTGTACTCGGCGTGACCAAAACTTAAGCAGTAACAGTAAAAATTTTAAGAACATATTCTTATAAACATAAACCGTGAAGTACGCTCGCAAACACTGTTTAATATTAATAAGAGCCATTAAAACAGTACCTAAGtgttatatacctactaattcACCGTAAAACTGCATGAAACTGTCCATAAAATAACaaagtacataggtacctaaagaaaCTATTTTGTAATTTCCTGGTTTTGAAATGACGAAATAACTAAGGCATAGACAAttcaatttataatatattataatatataaacagTTGCATATTAAGTAAAGccttaataaaaatgtttaatctAAATTAATTCTACCCTTCATCATGCACTTAAATTCTTTGGAAAATCAGTTATTTAAGTTTTCTGTAATAAACAGCTTTTAATTCATCACATTGACAAATTGAGTAACAAGTAAATACAAAACTAGGCCAACCAGATATATATAATTACCATGTTATACTTCAAAATGATGAAAATTTTCGCATCTGCTTATCATAACACCGGGTACTTACTGACACTGGATGGCACTGACCGTTACAAGTTACGCGTTTATGGCAGTTACCAAACAAGTAAAACGTATCTAGGGCACCATTACTGCATTATATCGGCTACTTACTGTACTAACTACGTACCTTGAACTACATCACATATGCAAATGCAATCCTAAAATATGTAAAGTTAAGTTTACTTTTTGTAAAACCCGTTAAAATAGATACGAGCTTGtgtaaattaaattgttatggtcAGAAACTTATTCGCGTAGTTGGAACGCTTGGGAAATCGATACAGtctgcgtagccaagatgccgatcgcttacgctccgtagcgatcgaaacgcaactgtcactgtcgcactaatatggaagagtgatagagagacataatgcttttcgttgtcgaagcgatagcgattgtaaccttggctaggccggcagtattGATCTCATTTGTATGCTGCGAACTACAAAATGTGTTACAATTTAACTGAAGGTATTTTAAGCTGCATAAATTCTTATAGCGTCCGGGCGGGCCCTAGTTTTACAATAGTTGGTGGCTAATAGTTGGTTACTTACAGTATATTGTCTACCGTTTATCTACTTTGGATTTTTACCTACCTAAAATAAGTATGTATCTAGAAATTTCCCTAGATGCTGCCCAATTTCATTCTAGAAGTCTACACGGAGCATAACTAACACGGTCTTGCCGTAAAATTTTCAGTAAATAAACGTACAATTTCTGTAAATATGATTAGGTATACTCTACAACTTTACGATCGCCGTGAATCTACAGAAGTTTCACACTTTTGTAATTTAACCAATTAAAAAATCTCACGCCCAGTGATCATGATTTAATCAAGTTAATAACTTTGAACTTGAATATACCTAGCGTTAAAAAACtacgaaaatttacaaaataatcagATAGTAATGGGCTTTATATCCGCACAAAAAGATTCATGATAACATAATATTACTTGCAGGGTACTTGTGTTTTACTTTTATGCAATTTCGCATATaatataagtacgagtatgacCGTGCTTCATTCAATATTATAACATATTGCAAAACTAATTACTCAGCCAAATgtagctattttattttatatttagaccGTGAAGGttataagttaaataaattgtctatatacctatatattattatatgtgaaATATGCAATTTAATGTTTAGAAAATCTATTGAACTGGTTTTGAAATAACTAcataaaaataggtacctacccgtATCATCACATGCACCTATACATTTCTTATTTCTTCAATTCCAGGAACTGGAATCATGGTCCCCCCTCCGACGTTGAACGACCCATCGTCCAACAACGCTCTCACCGACGGCCAGGAGGATGACGGACAGTATCGGGAAGACCCGAAAATTTACGAAGACCCGAAGTACAACGGCCGCTCCCAATCCCGCCCGAGCGCTATCAGGCAATTCTTGAAGCCATCCCAGCCTGAACCTCAATACCAACAGCAGACATATCAGCAGCCTCAGCAATACCAGCAGCAGCAGTACCAACCTCAACAGCCGTCTGCTTTCCGCTCGGGTCCACTTTTCTCCCAGCAGACCAGTCTTTTCAACCAGGCTCCGCAAACTTTCCCTCAGGAAAGGCAGCAGAACCAAATCTTCCACCAGCAGCCCCAGTTCTCTTACCAGATCACTTCGCAGCCGCAGTACAACCAGTACCAACCACAGTACCAGCAGCAGTACCAGCAACCGCAAAACTACCAGAATTATCAGACACAAAACTACAATCCTTTCTCAGGACACCCGGCGCAGAATTTCGATCCCAACACGGGGTCTTACACTATTGACTTCACTGGTTAATTTTAGTAAGAGATAGGATATCCTAATAGTGAAAATCAAGTTTGGCATGTCATCAGGCTGGTTTGATTACATAGAATTTGAGATCGGTTTTAAATACTCTGaacagggtgcctagccaaggtgacaatcgcttgcgctacgacaacgaaacgacAAACTATGTTTATTAAGGTGTTATCTACCCAAAGCAATACGaacggatttttttaattttgtatatttAGTGCTAGTCAATTATAATGAGTAGATATAATTTTGGCTTTAATCTAATTACTGTAAcgaatgtaaaataattatcatttgtATTAGTAGTATGTTAATAGGTAGTTACGCATACGAGTATTATAAAGCCCATGACgtattgtaggtacatatacatagatatatgtacctacaataaTGCAACCTAACTCAATAGGTACACTCAGTTACACTAACACACTAATTAAATTATTGCACAGTCTATATTTTAAtgctttaaattaaatattgacTTTGTTGATATGTATTATATTAGCAGCCGTACCACGAGTTGACACTGGACGTTTACGTTAGCGACTTCGTAAACTCGATCGCAGTACATCTCCCTTGCACTGATCTATTGGTGCGATACAGAGGGAATACGAACGAGTTCACGCAGACGCTAACGTAAATGCCTGGTACGAAGTAATTAAATTTCATAGATAGGATTGTGTGTTACCTTACTATTTTGTGTGGATCTAAATTTACTTATtcatagggtaattcgccagtattTGGCCACTTTTAGTAAGTTTCAGCCCTGagctaaaaatgaattctattcacatataaacagaattcattttagtataacataaggtttcaataactggccagttattgaaacggttaaaattaattctgtttataattgaatagaattcattttttgtTTAGAGCGGCCTGTtaactaaaagtggccagttactggcgaattaccccaTATTTAATATAGTCATGTGTACATAAACCAGGCTTGTCACATTATTTTTCCTGTACCTAATTAGCATACAATATTTTATCGCATATGTAACAAGCTAACATTCCCACTGCAATTGGAATGCTTTCTTATGAAACAACCAATAAAGAATCAATTATTCTACACTGCGTTTGAGTATGACGCAAAATGGCCGACGAGACGCGTGCCGATTGTAAATATCGATTAAATAAATGTTACGTGTATTTGTTGTTTTCTTTTCCCATTTGGGAACAGTGAAACTTAATATTATGCAATGTCATCGATATTGTTAGAGATAAAAATGTAATTCGGATAAATTGTGAATGGAGTGCTTAACAGGTGCAGATTTGCAGACTGCAATCGAAGGGGAATATTTAACCTACTAGAATACATACAATAGACTAGATGAGGAGTTTTTTTTATCTGGTGTCAGTCGATCGTTTGTTTGAGGGTTGAATGTCTATCCAAAAGGCTGAAATGTAAGTCAAACGGTCTATTGAActtacactgacatcagaattagggattgcaatccggtccggcggatccggtaatccggccggatccggcactttTTAGAAACTACCGGATCCGGTTAAAATCACCGGATCCGGACCGGATCCgggaaaatagaaaaaaagacCGCACGCAGCACCCACTGCGCGTTTTAGGTGAGATAAAGGCGACGGATAGAAGAAAGAAGTTAAACAGAATAAAGAACGAatgaaaaaatctaaatttagtaaaATACGATGAAAATCAATCCGGTTTGCAATCCCTAATCAGAATGATACTTAAATGATGTCATTCGtagggcctaccgcaaaaaaACGAAAACCGtgatttcgttatctgcctctataTACCTCTTACATATTGAGCGATAGCGATATAATTCGATTTTCGTTTTTCACGGTAGGCAAAGCGTCGAACTTACGGTACCCTGAATAAAAAGCCTGACAAGTCTGACAATCGCACTCTAATCATAAAACTACATACATTAACTAACAAAACGGCAAGTGATAGTGACGTTTAGACCTCTAAGAAGCCGTCTTAAAGTGTGGAAAACAAGAAAACAGCGATTTTGACcgtgaaatattgcgtttatgtaCGATATGAGTATAGTTGccataaaatgtattttaataaaattaaagaaatcgTATGTTGTCGTTGTTTTTTTCGTTTAGGAAGTcaacaaaatttaaaactatGAAACTACACACTTCACCAGAACcgtatttaaactttatacaaAATCAACTTAATTTGGTATTTGAAAATACTAGTAAGATGCAATGTGAgtcatatttaataaatatcagTAAATGCTTAATTTAAGTTACGCTTTTAAAGTTCGATTGCTGATTCTTATCTACATGTAGGTAAGTAAGACATCATCATgcgttaaataaaatattgaaaaataaaaaacttaggTACTTCTCaaataaataactcataaacataattttatggagtcttcttttgttttctttCAGAGCTTTGTAATATGAATATGGTAACCCGAACGCCtacatatagttcgtttattttagcatttagaaataaggtaaacaatcttgatgtgtcttttaattgaaaaacacattttaaaaataagttacgggaaatatctaacaattataaatctaatacgatattttatattcttctgctttcataagtaatagttaggtactgaattttaaaaagcgtttttcaattaaaagacatgtcaagatcgcttaccttctttcaggttctttctaatgctaaaaaaacgaacttataCTATATTGGTCATCGTATTGTGCGAGAACCATAATATACTTTtcatatataaatatttcatgCACACTCTTCTAACTAGTAtttttgtagtgtgcaatagAATATGTAGAAAAAATGGCATCCATATTATTTATCTGGCTCGGCTCTTATTCTCTCTTCAACTAATTTGTGTTCAGCTAATTTGATCAAATTGGCTGATTCTTCTGTTAACTACCTATACATAGTCTATGCC encodes:
- the LOC134666029 gene encoding activating signal cointegrator 1 complex subunit 2 homolog; this translates as MFVLKSALLLAALSCAASQQGPTTTPVPILKQINRQNDDGSYSFGYEAADGSFKIETKYPNGDVAGKYGYVDEAGKLREISYGASSKRGFEPQGTGIMVPPPTLNDPSSNNALTDGQEDDGQYREDPKIYEDPKYNGRSQSRPSAIRQFLKPSQPEPQYQQQTYQQPQQYQQQQYQPQQPSAFRSGPLFSQQTSLFNQAPQTFPQERQQNQIFHQQPQFSYQITSQPQYNQYQPQYQQQYQQPQNYQNYQTQNYNPFSGHPAQNFDPNTGSYTIDFTG